The DNA segment TGTGTCGGCGGCCAACCGCCAGACGCAAGCGCTGTTCAGGTGCGTGGGATGTGGTTTTGAAGGCAACGCCGATGTGGTCGGGGCGATCAATGTACTAAGGGCGGGACACGCCCGGTTAGCCTGTGAAGTGAGCGCAGAGGTCATGGCGCCAGCAGCAGGAACCCACCGAAGCGACTCGGGGGCGGCTCGATGCCGCGCCTGAGCGCCGTAGGAATCTCCGGCCTTCAGGCCGGGGAGGATGTCAAGTAAAATCGCCAACCCAAAAAAACGGCGTGCAAAGCGAGAAGGAGCTTCGATGCAGCGGGTAATGATTATTGGCCAGCCTGGATCGGGCAAAAGCACGTTGGCGCGTAAGCTCGGCCTGCTCACAGGCTTGCCTGTCGTTCATATAGACACTATCCACTGGCAGCCAGGGTGGGTTGAACGAAGCCCGGACCAGAAGACCCAGCTTTGTCATGAGGTCGAGGCCGGTGAGCGCTGGATATTCGAAGGAGGCCATTCAGCCACTTGGGAAAATCGGATAGCCCGCGCTGATCTCTTGATATGGATTGATCGCTCGGCGACGCTTCGATCCTGGCGTGTGCTGTTAAGAACCCTGCTCCAGCGCGGCCGGTCTCGCCCCGACTTACCGGAGAACTGCCCTGACCTGTTGGCGAAGCTGCCAGAGTTTTTCGGGTTCATGTGGCGTACGAAAAAAACAGCGCGGATGAAGATGCAGCAACTCGTGGCGACTGCACCCTCAACATGCCGCGTCGTTCACCTGCGCTCTAACCGGGATACCAGGGCTTTTCTGACGCGCATTGGATATCTATCTGCTCAAGCTGCGCGAGATTGATCAAGCGTTGGCCGCTTCGATACGCAAACGGCTGACCAGACTGCAACGACCAACGCAGAACCGTACAGACCTACGTGGGAGTCGGCTCAGCCGACGAATGCTGCGGTACATCCACAGCAGATGTGCCGGTTTTACTGGCCCTTTCGCGCAACGGGGTCAACAGCTTCAAGAGCCAATGCCTGGCACCCGGCAGAATCCTGCTTGTGTTCACACCGACATCTGCAACCCCCTCAACCCTCGCGCGCCAAACTAAACCCCTTGACCCCAAACTCCGCCTCCAGCGCCAGCAGATATTCACGCAGTGCATTGCGCGTCGCTTCTTCATGCAAGCTGTGCTGCACTCGATCAACCACTTGCTCAAAGGGCATTGGCTGGCTGTCTTGCCGCCCGTCAATCCATACCAGGTGCCAGCCATACCGCGAAGCCAGCGGCCGGTCATGCAAGCCCACCGGCAAGCGCCGCACAGCCTGATCCAGTTCGGCAACCGTCTGGCCATCGCGCAGCCAGCCCAGCTCACCGCCCTGATCTTTCGACGGGCAGGCGGAATGCCGCTGGGCCAGTTCGGTAAAGCGTTGCGGTTGTTCGGCCAGTTCGCTCAGCAGGGTTTCGCCCAGCCGGTATTGAGCATCGCGAGCCTGGGCGTCGTCGGGGGCGGCGGGCAGCAGGATGTGGCGCAGTTGCAGGCGAGCGGGCAGGGCGAAGCGTTGGGTGTGGGTCTGGTAGTAGCGGCGGCAGGCGTCCTGGTCTGGCTGCGGCACTTGCAGTTCGTGTTCCAGCAACTGGGCGATGGCCTGATCGTCGTTGCCGGCCAGGCCCAGTTGCGCGGCGCGCTGGGCCAGCAGTTCGCGCACCACCAGAGCGCGGGCGGCCTGCTGCTGGGCGTCGGCCAATGAGCTGGCGGGGTGGAAGGGGGTTTCCTGGGCGATGTCTGCTTCGGTCAGTGGCGTGTCGCCGACCATGATCACCGGCAACGGATTGGCGGGCAGGTTTTCCAGCTCGATGGTTTGCATGCTCAATTCTCCTTAGCCGCGCCGCCGCACGATCTGGTAATTGCGCCCCAAGTAACCCAGCGGTGCGCTCCACACGTGCACCAGGCGGGTGAAGGGAAAGATCAGCACGATGGTCAGGCCCAGCAAGATGTGCAGCTTGAAGATCAGCGGCACACCGGCCAGATGGCTGGCGGCATCGCCCTGAAAGAACACGATGGCCTGCGCCCAGTTGGCCAGCGCCAGCATCATGTTGCCGTCCAGGTGATCGATCGAGAAAGCGATGCTGATCAGCCCGAGGCTGACCTGCAGCACCAAGAGGGCGATGATCGCCAGGTCCATGGGGCTGGACGAAGCACGTACCCGCGGGTTGAACAGCCGTCGCCAGAGCAGCATGCTGCCGCCGATCAGGCACATCACTCCGGCCACGCCGCCGAACAGCATGGCCAGCAGTTGCTTGTGCGGGGCGGACAGAAACGGCGCGTAAACCCAGTGCGGGGTCAGCAGGCCGAACAGGTGGCCGAACAGGATCGCCAGCACGCCGACATGAAACAGGTTGCTGGCCAGACGCATGTTGCGGCTGGACAGCATCTGGCTGGAGCCGGCCTTCCAGGTGGCTTGTGCGTAGTCGTAGCGCAGCAGGCTGCCAAGCAGGAACACCACACCGGCAATGTAGGGGTAGATACTGTAAAGCAGGTGCATCAAGTAGTTGTCGAA comes from the Pseudomonas sp. StFLB209 genome and includes:
- a CDS encoding peptidylprolyl isomerase is translated as MQTIELENLPANPLPVIMVGDTPLTEADIAQETPFHPASSLADAQQQAARALVVRELLAQRAAQLGLAGNDDQAIAQLLEHELQVPQPDQDACRRYYQTHTQRFALPARLQLRHILLPAAPDDAQARDAQYRLGETLLSELAEQPQRFTELAQRHSACPSKDQGGELGWLRDGQTVAELDQAVRRLPVGLHDRPLASRYGWHLVWIDGRQDSQPMPFEQVVDRVQHSLHEEATRNALREYLLALEAEFGVKGFSLAREG
- a CDS encoding ATPase AAA, whose amino-acid sequence is MQRVMIIGQPGSGKSTLARKLGLLTGLPVVHIDTIHWQPGWVERSPDQKTQLCHEVEAGERWIFEGGHSATWENRIARADLLIWIDRSATLRSWRVLLRTLLQRGRSRPDLPENCPDLLAKLPEFFGFMWRTKKTARMKMQQLVATAPSTCRVVHLRSNRDTRAFLTRIGYLSAQAARD
- the narI gene encoding respiratory nitrate reductase subunit gamma, with the protein product MFDNYLMHLLYSIYPYIAGVVFLLGSLLRYDYAQATWKAGSSQMLSSRNMRLASNLFHVGVLAILFGHLFGLLTPHWVYAPFLSAPHKQLLAMLFGGVAGVMCLIGGSMLLWRRLFNPRVRASSSPMDLAIIALLVLQVSLGLISIAFSIDHLDGNMMLALANWAQAIVFFQGDAASHLAGVPLIFKLHILLGLTIVLIFPFTRLVHVWSAPLGYLGRNYQIVRRRG